A genomic stretch from Solanum stenotomum isolate F172 chromosome 8, ASM1918654v1, whole genome shotgun sequence includes:
- the LOC125872510 gene encoding stemmadenine O-acetyltransferase-like: protein MVMITATTSVEVVSRETIKPLCPTPNNLRNYILSSIDQNSPPIYIPVLLFYLNNTTINTNEKLFMLKKSLGECLSEYYPLAGTFRDDYSVVECNDEGAEFIEARVNCDISQIIGTSNVKLLNQLLPFESTGNWSKLKGKTYEREVLVAAQANLFSLNLFFRCGGLAIGVCISHKIADGTSVVAFLNSWASKSLNNYHGYNANIVPSPIFDSARNFPPREMPRYSHDIGITNKTIVTKRFIFDSSSILALKKQASTTIIDSSDENIKFPTRVQAVSSLIWSRVLALYRSKPTYAKICVAVHAVNIRPKMEPLVPNHTFGNYWTVAIAPAVVKTEQNAGEMSSDITILVEKMNKSIRNINAGCVKNMNVVAAPVSNSLKMHSFSKTGHTRDSNFEESEQHRSRLNDNSVEKTAKDFSKGDLEVCNFTSWCRFPVYEVDFGWGKPEWVCSPIKSFKNLVILMGTKDGDGIEASVNLLEEDMPLFENDPQILAFANYCP from the exons ATGGTTATGATTACTGCTACTACTAGTGTTGAAGTTGTGTCTAGGGAGACAATTAAACCATTATGTCCAACACCAAATAACCTTAGAAACTATATTCTATCTTCTATTGATCAAAATTCTCCTCCCATTTACATCCCTGTGCTACTTTTCTACCTTAATAATACAACTATTAACACTAATGAAAAGTTATTTATGTTGAAGAAATCATTAGGTGAGTGCCTAAGTGAGTACTATCCATTGGCTGGCACATTTAGAGATGACTATTCTGTTGTTGAATGCAATGATGAAGGGGCAGAGTTCATTGAAGCTAGAGTTAATTGTGATATTTCACAAATCATTGGAACTTCAAATGTGAAGTTGTTGAACCAGTTGTTGCCATTTGAATCCACTGGCAATTGGAGTAAGCTCAAGGGGAAAACATATGAGAGGGAAGTGCTTGTTGCTGCTCAAGCCAATTTATTCAG tttgaatcttttctTCAGGTGTGGTGGCTTGGCTATTGGTGTGTGCATTTCTCATAAAATTGCTGATGGCACTTCAGTAGTTGCTTTCTTGAATTCATGGGCTTCCAAATCTTTAAATAACTATCATGGTTATAATGCTAATATTGTCCCTTCTCCTATCTTTGATTCAGCTAGAAATTTCCCTCCTAGAGAAATGCCCCGTTATTCTCATGACATTGGGATAACTAACAAAACAATCGTTACAAAAAGATTTATTTTCGATTCATCATCTATACTAGCCCTGAAAAAACAAGCATCAACCACGATTATTGATTCATCAGATGAAAATATCAAGTTTCCAACTCGAGTCCAAGCCGTTTCATCTCTCATATGGAGTCGCGTCCTTGCCCTTTATAGATCAAAGCCAACATACGCGAAAATTTGTGTAGCAGTTCATGCAGTGAACATAAGGCCAAAGATGGAACCACTAGTCCCTAATCACACATTTGGAAATTATTGGACAGTTGCTATAGCCCCTGCAGTGGTAAAAACAGAGCAAAATGCAGGGGAAATGAGTAGTGACATAACAATATTGgttgaaaaaatgaacaaatcaaTTAGGAATATCAATGCAGGTTGTGTAAAAAATATGAACGTTGTTGCTGCACCCGTGTCAAATTCTCTAAAAATGCATAGCTTTTCAAAGACCGGACACACACGTGACAGTAATTTTGAAGAGTCTGAACAACATAGGTCGAGATTGAATGATAATTCAGTTGAAAAAACCGCGAAAGATTTTTCAAAGGGGGATTTAGAAGTGTGCAATTTTACAAGTTGGTGTAGATTTCCAGTGTATGAAGTGGATTTTGGATGGGGGAAACCTGAATGGGTTTGTAGTCCAATTAAATCTTTCAAGAATTTGGTGATATTAATGGGAACTAAAGATGGAGATGGCATTGAGGCATCAGTTAATTTGTTGGAAGAGGACATGCCCCTTTTTGAAAATGATCCACAGATTCTTGCTTTTGCTAATTATTGCCCATGA
- the LOC125873718 gene encoding uncharacterized protein LOC125873718, translating into MVSRVEEAMKIRQQQEVKNYQVQKQLMQCNKGKTNKFKRSSSNVEEDGASSAILLLACIACASSHHL; encoded by the coding sequence atggtGTCAAGAGTGGAAGAAGCAATGAAAATAAGGCAACAACAGGAGGTGAAAAATTACCAAGTACAAAAGCAATTGATGCAATGCAACAAAGGAAAAACAAACAAGTTCAAGAGGAGCAGCTCTAATGTTGAAGAAGATGGTGCTTCTTCTGCTATTCTTTTGCTTGCTTGTATTGCTTGTGCCTCCTCCCATCACCTatag